One stretch of Paramormyrops kingsleyae isolate MSU_618 chromosome 4, PKINGS_0.4, whole genome shotgun sequence DNA includes these proteins:
- the LOC111854574 gene encoding A.superbus venom factor 1-like: MGPAYSLVILLIFSFGWVCLGQPLYVMIAPNILHLDNDESVYLEAHGANGNVPVTIQIYDFPLKHRVFFYGTLNLDNNNNHQAIFKVKVPREKLKRDLTANQYVYLTARVTGQEMQAVILVSFQSGYLFLQTDKPIYNPGDNVKYRIFMTDTQVKAVDRILTVQVKNPEGIIVEQRPDVNAVNGVFSEVYMVPEVIKEGTWTLEAMLKDHPEDVFSTQFDVKKHVLPTFEVTLKPSKNFFHVDDKSLDVDLTARYLFGEDVQGFAFVVFGVKKDNGEKHIFSSTLRRLELNGGTAQAQLERSSITDRKINEMLGDLIYCRATVFTITGSEMVEAEVAVKVVESPYRILFTKTSKYFKPGLPAVLHVRVLNPDGSPAENLPLKASAYIVNTDNQGAALLKVNTASSDKQKEVKVETKDEKLPANHQAVEYRTLESAQTHSTGAYLHLGAVMVSSNNLEVTINFNNEKGTNLQPEYISYLVVSKGQVIQASKWRVEKGSYTMKQKLSVTKDMLPSFRLIAYGTLPIVNYAILSDSVWVDMEDTCEGTLEVSIGKVRASYLPGSKITLRVKGDPGAQVGMVIVDKAAFTLSKKGLLTQSKVWEAVEDRDMGCTRGGGQNNMAMFTDAGLTFTSNKGHSTLARQSHSCLDHVTLRKKRQATLPVIKLEFENRYHSDLQRKCCRDGMTAFPLDYSCEERSRYITEVQQCVEAFLHCCRGLEKKMPLFSTEWLLARSDDFDIDESQIHIRSRFEVSFLWTTLTLGNNPGSDGLVTAEFQEPLKDSITEWQVLAVSTSPTKGVCVAKPVPIPVKKSFFVDLRLPYSVIVKEQVEIKAVLHNYMDSEGEFIVQLYKHDALCSMASAGGRFQQKVTVAEESSRVVHFTIVPLKEGSHAIRVRAFSSGLQVTDGIQKNLLVLAVGEEKIETTIRLLNVSARGGKRKETFVIPELRSQVPGTDSISIITVLGDELTDTIQNSISGNVLSRLIRMPGGCVEQNLASMTCPIIATRFLDSTNGWESVGVQRRMEAISYIKAGYGNHLQHRKSDGSYPPYNNQKSSTWVTAYTGKVFAMSAHLGVASRDHVCETIKFLIQQRKATNGHFEEDAEVSSKSLMGGTKDEGDLGLTAFVLIAIAETQSICSGEIPNLDSRMREATQYLLHQLPGLSRPYSVALASYALALCKARKADLLNHLKRVGSSDGTHWGGFNEVGIEATGYALLALLTLNEFELATPVSNWLMERTNERGQFGSTQSTIVVFQALAEYKLMELKELGKKEKKMQVNLVLDVRSRPKMWTFNRNTWSAARTEKVHKLKNFTIEAEGSGTGKIVLETIYYAIPEQKMKSCVGYEMDVTIDQRDLQELQRRHNAKFPNGVEKGYLMEICLRIHEDTPETMTILDVSLPTGFAPSLQALEWLVNRVDHLIDFYSMDKELSRRGSLIIHIYKITRGGSNCIPLVLYKEFEVGLLQPASVTVYSYYNKEKHCTKFYHPTGNATQLATICEGRVCNCAEQACPSLSKHTGDRESKACSTTTHVYMVKLKDIKRDELYDKYIMEIENIIKTGQDEVVIKDERSFLSHISCRKVMNLNVGSSYLVIGLPESMIKMPDGKYSYILSSDTWLERIPSKIECQTDQKVICDAIQEFEEIMLEIGCQM, encoded by the exons ATGGGTCCAGCATACAGCTTGGTCATCCTTCTCATCTTCAGCTTTGGCTGGGTCTGTCTGGGACAACCACT CTATGTGATGATAGCCCCAAATATCCTCCACCTTGATAATGATGAGAGTGTCTACCTGGAAGCTCATGGCGCAAATGGGAATGTTCCGGTGACTATTCAAATATACGACTTTCCACTGAAACACAGAGTGTTCTTTTACGGAACGCTGAACCTCGACAATAACAACAATCACCAGGCTATTTTTAAAGTAAAG GTGCCCagagaaaaattaaaaagagaCCTCACTGCAAATCAGTATGTGTATTTGACAGCAAGAGTTACGGGCCAGGAGATGCAAGCAGTCATACTGGTGTCTTTCCAGTCTGGTTATCTCTTCTTACAGACAGATAAACCAATATACAATCCTGGAGATAATG TAAAATATAGGATTTTTATGACTGATACACAGGTCAAAGCTGTCGACCGTATATTGACAGTCCAAGTCAAG AATCCAGAGGGGATTATAGTGGAGCAGAGACCTGATGTGAATGCGGTCAATGGGGTCTTCAGTGAAGTTTATATGGTCCCTGAGGTCATTAA GGAGGGGACCTGGACCTTGGAGGCCATGCTGAAGGACCACCCAGAGGATGTGTTCTCCACTCAGTTTGATGTGAAAAAGCATG tgTTGCCAACGTTTGAGGTGACATTAAAACCAAGTAAAAACTTTTTCCATGTGGATGATAAATCTCTAGATGTGGATCTAACAGCCAG GTACCTTTTCGGAGAAGATGTTCAGGGCTTCGCTTTTGTCGTATTTGGTGTTAAGAAAGATAATGGGGAGAAACACATTTTCTCCTCCACCCTGAGAAGGCTGGAATTAAAC GGCGGTACAGCACAGGCTCAGCTGGAGAGGTCAAGTATCACTGACAGAAAAATTAATGAAATGTTAGGTGATTTAATATACTGCAGAGCCACAGTCTTCACCATCACAG GCAGTGAAATGGTGGAAGCTGAGGTCGCAGTCAAAGTGGTTGAATCTCCATATAGGATACTGTTCACCAAGACCTCCAAGTACTTTAAGCCTGGCCTGCCTGCGGTTCTTCAC GTACGGGTGCTTAATCCAGATGGCTCTCCTGCTGAAAACCTCCCCTTAAAGGCCAGTGCTTACATAGTAAATACAGACAATCAGGGAGCAGCTCTGCTCAAAGTTAACACAGCCAGCAGTGACAAACAGAAGGAGGTGAAAGTGGAAACCAAAGATGAAAAATTACCGGCTAATCATCAGGCGGTGGAATATCGCACTCTCGAGTCTGCTCAAACACACAGCACTGGTGCATATCTACATCTGGGTGCAGTTATGGTCTCCAGTAACAATCTAGAGGTCACCATCAACTTCAACAACGAGAAGGGAACCAACCTGCAGCCTGAATACATTTCCTACCTG GTGGTGAGCAAGGGTCAGGTTATACAGGCGTCTAAGTGGAGAGTGGAAAAGGGCAGCTATACCATGAAGCAGAAGCTTAGTGTCACCAAAGACATGCTGCCATCCTTCCGACTCATCGCTTATGGCACATTACCTATAGTCAACTATGCCATCCTCTCAGACTCGGTGTGGGTAGACATGGAGGACACATGTGAGGGAACT CTTGAAGTGTCAATTGGCAAAGTGCGAGCATCATACTTGCCAGGATCGAAAATCACTCTGCGGGTAAAAGGAGATCCAGGAGCCCAGGTGGGAATGGTGATTGTAGACAAAGCTGCCTTCACACTAAGCAAGAAGGGTCTCCTTACCCAGTCAAAG GTTTGGGAGGCTGTTGAAGACAGAGACATGGGATGcaccaggggaggggggcagaacAACATGGCCATGTTCACAGACGCTGGGCTTACCTTCACTTCAAACAAGGGACACTCAACCTTGGCCAGACAAA GCCATTCCTGCCTTGATCATGTCACTCTTCGGAAGAAGCGCCAGGCCACCTTGCCAGTAATCAAACTGGAGTTTG AAAACCGTTACCATAGTGATCTGCAGCGGAAGTGTTGCCGTGACGGCATGACGGCGTTTCCTCTGGACTATTCCTGCGAGGAGCGCTCCCGCTACATCACAGAGGTGCAGCAGTGTGTGGAGGCGTTCCTCCACTGCTGCCGGGGCCTGGAGAAGAAGATGCCACTCTTCAGTACGGAGTGGCTACTGGCCCGAA GTGATGACTTTGACATTGACGAGTCTCAAATTCATATCAGATCCCGTTTTGAGGTCAGCTTTTTGTGGACAACCTTGACCTTAGGCAACAACCCAGGCTCTGATGG TCTTGTCACAGCTGAATTTCAGGAACCTTTGAAGGACTCCATCACTGAGTGGCAGGTCTTGGCTGTCAGTACTTCTCCTACTAAAg gtgtgtgtgtggccaaACCAGTGCCGATCCCAGTTAAGAAATCCTTTTTTGTTGACCTGCGCTTGCCCTACTCTGTCATAGTAAAGGAACAAGTTGAAATCAAAGCAGTCCTGCATAACTACATGGACTCAGAAGGAGAG TTTATTGTACAACTGTACAAACATGATGCCCTTTGTAGCATGGCAAGTGCAGGTGGAAGGTTCCAGCAGAAAGTAACAGTTGCAGAGGAGTCGAGCCGGGTCGTGCATTTCACAATCGTCCCCCTGAAAGAGGGCTCACATGCCATCCGCGTAAGAGCCTTCAGCAGTGGACTCCAAGTCACCGACGGCATTCAGAAGAACCTTTTGGTTTTG GCAGTGGGAGAAGAGAAAATTGAAACTACTATAAGGCTTCTGAATGTTTCTGCTCGAG GCGGAAAGCGAAAGGAAACCTTTGTCATACCTGAACTGAGATCACAGGTTCCAGGAACAGATTCTATCAGTATCATCACTGTTCTTG GGGACGAGCTTACGGACACGATCCAAAACTCAATAAGCGGGAACGTCCTGAGCCGGCTCATCCGAATGCCCGGCGGGTGTGTAGAGCAGAACTTGGCTTCCATGACATGCCCCATCATCGCCACCCGCTTCCTGGACAGCACCAATGGCTGGGAGAGCGTAGGTGTGCAGAGGAGGATGGAGGCCATCTCCTACATCAAGGCTG GTTATGGAAACCATCTGCAGCATCGCAAGTCAGATGGTTCATATCCTCCCTACAACAACCAAAAATCAAGCACATG GGTGACAGCGTATACAGGCAAGGTTTTTGCGATGAGTGCACACCTTGGTGTAGCATCTAGGGATCATGTGTGTGAGACCATAAAGTTCCTAATCCAGCAAAGAAAAGCAACTAATGGACATTTTGAAGAGGATGCTGAAGTTTCATCCAAATCCCTCATG GGTGGGACCAAAGATGAAGGAGATCTAGGGCTTACAGCTTTTGTTCTGATAGCCATCGCAGAGACCCAGAGTATCTGCAGTGGAGAGATACCT AACCTCGATAGCCGTATGAGAGAGGCCACACAGTATCTGCTCCACCAGCTGCCAGGACTTTCACGGCCCTATAGTGTGGCCTTAGCTTCCTATGCCCTGGCATTATGTAAAGCACGCAAAGCGGATTTGCTCAACCACTTAAAAAGAGTTGGCTCTTCAG ATGGTACTCACTGGGGTGGATTTAATGAGGTGGGCATTGAGGCTACAGGGTACGCTCTGCTAGCTCTGTTGACGCTGAATGAATTCGAACTGGCCACTCCGGTGAGCAACTGGCTCATGGAACGCACCAATGAAAGAGGCCAGTTTGGGTCCACGCAG AGCACCATCGTGGTGTTCCAGGCCCTAGCAGAGTACAAGTTAATGGAGCTGAAGGAACTTGgcaagaaagagaaaaaaatgcaagtgaaTCTGGTGCTTGATGTGAGGAGCCGCCCGAAAATGTGGACTTTTAACAGAAACACCTGGTCAGCGGCTCGAACTGAAAAG GTCCACAAGCTTAAGAACTTCACAATAGAAGCAGAGGGAAGTGGAACTGGAAAGATTGTG CTTGAGACCATATATTATGCCATCCCTGAGCAAAAAATGAAGTCCTGTGTGGGTTATGAGATGGATGTCACGATAGATCAGAGAGATCTACAAGAATTGCAGCGAAGGCACA ATGCCAAGTTTCCAAACGGAGTGGAGAAGGGGTATCTCATGGAGATCTGCCTCAG AATCCATGAAGACACCCCTGAAACGATGACGATTCTGGACGTGTCTCTTCCCACAGGCTTTGCACCATCATTGCAGGCTCTGGAATGG CTGGTGAATCGAGTGGACCATCTGATTGATTTTTACAGTATGGATAAAGAGCTGTCACGCAGAGGGTCACTCATCATCCATATATACAAA ATAACACGAGGCGGCTCCAATTGTATCCCACTGGTTCTGTACAAGGAGTTTGAAGTGGGGCTACTCCAGCCAGCCAGTGTTACTGTCTATTCCTATTACAACAAGG AGAAACACTGCACCAAGTTCTACCATCCGACAGGAAACGCGACACAGCTGGCTACTATATGTGAGGGCCGAGTGTGCAACTGTGCAGAAC AAGCATGTCCATCCCTCAGCAAACACACAGGGGATCGGGAGTCAAAAGCCTGTAGTACGACCACCCATG TTTATATGGTAAAACTTAAAGACATTAAGAGGGATGAACTGTATGATAAGTACATCATGGAGATTGAAAATATCATTAAAACAG GGCAAGACGAAGTGGTGATAAAGGATGAGAGATCATTCCTCTCACACATCAGCTGCAGGAAAGTGATGAACTTGAACGTGGGAAGTTCCTACCTGGTGATCGGCTTGCCAGAGAGTATGATCAAGATGCCAGATGGAAA ATATTCTTACATCCTCTCATCTGACACCTGGTTGGAGAGAATTCCCAGTAAGATCGAGTGTCAGACAGATCAGAAAGTAATCTGTGACGCAATTCAAGAATTTGAAGAGATAATGCTGGAGATAGGCTGTCAGATGTGA